In one Caldalkalibacillus thermarum genomic region, the following are encoded:
- a CDS encoding PAS domain-containing protein: protein MTFHHIDFYRHLLNKLKVGIVIMDEDRRIHYVNEKGQRMTGWEVGEKVPYCTYCQSRTVLDGQERCLLATEESMDYFQAEMPVYQGKYMPFEMRLSSMHLQDGKKNDGVND, encoded by the coding sequence ATGACGTTTCATCATATCGATTTTTATCGACATCTTCTCAATAAGTTAAAAGTTGGTATTGTCATCATGGACGAAGACAGGCGTATTCATTACGTAAATGAAAAAGGGCAAAGAATGACCGGCTGGGAGGTTGGGGAAAAGGTCCCTTACTGCACATATTGTCAATCGCGTACTGTTTTGGATGGCCAAGAACGTTGTTTATTAGCGACTGAAGAGTCAATGGATTACTTTCAAGCAGAAATGCCCGTATATCAAGGGAAGTACATGCCTTTTGAAATGCGTTTATCATCGATGCATCTTCAAGATGGAAAAAAAAATGATGGTGTTAATGATTAA
- a CDS encoding histidine kinase, producing MMVLMIKDPSEKETRQVRKLLIQETLLAQEAERKRISQELHDVIGQNVFSIYLGLQSLRPVINQTQYCSLYEKMEELLLRTITDLKQMSKKLRPKNMEQCMLQQMEKGESADKIIQEAIQLLVKSR from the coding sequence ATGATGGTGTTAATGATTAAGGACCCGTCTGAAAAAGAGACACGGCAAGTTAGAAAATTGTTAATTCAAGAAACACTATTGGCTCAAGAAGCTGAAAGAAAACGTATTTCGCAGGAATTACACGATGTCATCGGGCAAAATGTGTTCAGCATTTATTTAGGATTACAAAGTTTAAGACCAGTTATTAATCAAACGCAATATTGCAGTCTTTACGAGAAAATGGAAGAGCTGCTGCTACGGACGATTACGGATTTGAAGCAGATGAGCAAAAAACTTCGCCCAAAGAATATGGAACAGTGCATGTTGCAGCAGATGGAAAAGGGCGAAAGCGCAGACAAGATAATTCAAGAAGCGATTCAACTGCTGGTGAAGAGCCGTTAA